CGAAAGATCGGAGATGCGCTGGTCGGAAAGGCGGGATTGCTCGCGCTCGACCCCGGCAATGTCCTGCTGCGCCTGGAGCGTCGCCGTCTGGCTGTCGAGCAGGCGCGATTCGAGGTCGCCGACATTGGTCTGGAGCGAAGCCACGCGCGAGGCGAGCGCCAGCCCGTTGTCGGACAGCGTCGTGATCTTGCCCAGCTGGTCGCGTGCCAGTTCGAGCTGCTGACCGGTATTGGTCTGCTTCTGCTGGTAGCTTTCGATCTGCTTGTTGAGCAGCGCCACCTGGTCGGTCAGCGAGCGCGACTGCGTCTGTGCCTGGCGCTTCTGCGCATCGAGTATGGCCTTTTCGGCGGCGACGAGACTTTCGAGCCCTGTGCGGCCTTCGAGTTCGGGCGGGATGGGGACCTCGTCCTTGCCCGCCAGCTCCGCATCGAGCCGCGCGCGGCGGATGAGGAGGCGGGCATATTCGTCCTGCAGCACGTCGAGCGCGCCGGTCGTGGTCAGCATTTCCCGCTCGGGCCGCGAAACCGCGTCGGCGCCGCGCCTCTGGCCGCCGGCCAGCGTCAGCGCCTTGATGACGGTGAGGTTCGGGGCGAACTTGTATTCGCCCGGCGCGCCGACATCGCCCGAAACGTAGATCGGGCCATATTCGGCCACTTCCACCGTCACGGTCGGCGCGGTCGCCAGCCCCAGCGTCTGCTGGAGCGCGGTGCCGAGCGTGGCCGCCAGCTCGGCGCCGGTATGACCCGCGCCTTCGGTCGGTCCCACCATCGGGAAATTGACGTTACCGTCCGCGCCCACGACATATTCGCCGCTGAGCGCCGACCATTCGGCGAATTCGGATTCGGCGGCTTTCCACTGTACCACCTTGATGTTGAGCTTGTCCGAAATGCCGAGCGCATAGGGTTGGCCTGCCTGGGCAGTGCCGAATCCGGTCAACGCAACTGCCAGCCAGATAAGGTGGCGAGCGCGAGGGCGGATCCGGTCCGGGGCTAGGGTCATGTCCCCATCCTTGTTCTGATCGCGATGCGCGAATGGTCGCCAGTGATCACGCCCGCAATGGGGCGGACGCGGCTTCACATGGTCCGGCCGCTGTAGAGATTGAAATTGCCAAGTTATTGAAATCAGCAGGTTTTCTGCGTTGCTTTCAGTCTTGCCGACTGCCTCAGGGCAGTCATGCGCCGACCGGGTAGCTCCTCACTCAATCGGACGCGCCGTCCTTCGCTCCTGCGCGAGGCGACGCCTGCCGGCGCGAAGCCGAGCGCGGCCATCCGGCGGCGCTGCACACTGGTCAGCGCCGGCCACACGGCGGCCCTTGCCGCCTCTTCGAGCGCGCCGAATTCCTCCTGGTGCGCGGCGCTGCGGGTCTGGATGTCGAAGACGCTCGGGTCGATCTCTTCCCCGATAATGGGCAGCACCGCAAAGAGCCGCGCCGCCCGTTCGGGGGAGAGCTGCAGGTTGCGGTCGAAATAGACCAGGATTTCGTCGATCGCCGGGTCGTTGACGATGGCCTGCACCTTGCGGATCGCCTCCTGGCAGGTGCGCTGCTTGAGCCGCGCCGTCAGCCCGTGCACCTGGTCGCGCACCTCGCGGATATCGAGCCGGCGGCCATCGAGCGTGGCCGAGATCGGGTGCCGGGAGGCGCAGAGCGGGCAGATCCAGAGCGAGGCCGGTCCGCGCACGACCTCATAGGTCAGCCTGATCTGGGACCGGCCGCAAAAGCCGCATTGGCTGGAAAACGTCACGTCGTCGGCAATGGCCCAGGTGAAGGACCATTCCTTGGGGTTGCCTACGTCTTCACGCAGCGTATGGCGGGTCCGGGGCATGGGTGCAGCCTCGTTGTTCGTCGCAAGGTTCCTGATGGGAACCCCTATGTGGACCACGAACTGGGGCGACCTCTGGGCCGCAGCACGTTCAACCAAGGCTAAATCTGGGAAATCTTAAGGCAAGTCGAAAGCCGAGGGGCCGCCATGCGCCAGGCGCGTGGATCGGAAAGTTCCCAAGCTTACAAATAGATAACAACGGCCGTCACGTGGGGGCCAGAAAGCGATTGCCACAATGCCGCAGCGAGAATGAGGAAAAAAGGCCTGCCGCCATGGGGGAGCGGCAGGCCTAGTTGGGAGTTATTTCCAGCGTTTGACCGCTTCGACCGTCTGGCCGACGAGATCGTCGAAGGCGATCTTGGCCGGGCGGCGCATATAGGTGACGATGTCGCCGGCAAGGAGGGGTTTGCTCCAGCGCTCGGCGATGATGCCGCTGCCCTGCTGGCAGGCGAGGACGCAGAGGATCTGTGCCGCATTGCAGTCGACGTCGTGGCCGATGCCGCAGATGATTTCGAGCGTGCGATCGAAATCGCCCTCGCCGAACCACAGCGCCACGACCTGCGCGGCCGCGTTCGGGTAGACGTGGATCCAGTTGTATTCGACGTATTCGGCGTCGCAGAGCGCCCAGGCCGACTGCCAGTCCCTGGAGGTCTTGCAGGCGTTGAGCGCGAAGGCGAGCACGGCGCCGTACTCGGTGGCCGGGGAGAAGAGGTCGATGGTCGAGGTAAGAAGCGTCTTGCTGTCGCTCTCGACAAAGGCGCGGGCTGCGAGGACCGCGTTGAAAACTTCGCCCAGGATGCCATTGCCGGCGGCCGAGATCTGCGCGTCGAGATAGGCGAGGCGCGCCGCTTCGCGGGCATTGCCCGGGGCGACCATGCCGCAGATCGTGCCGCGCATCTGGCCGCCGATCCACTCGTCGAATGGGTTGTCGATGACGCCCGTCAGCGGCGGCAGCACGCCGCGGCGGATATTGTTGAGCGCCACCTGCTCGGCTGACCAGCCCATCGGGATCATCGAGGTCCAGCGCTCGGCAATGTCGAGGCTTGTGACGGCGTGCCCCTTGTCGCCGTAGGCTTCGAGGAAGGCCAGTTCGAACGTGATGTCGTCGTTGTAGGTGTTGGGCTGACGCACGTAGTCGCGGATGGGCCCGAAGGCCTCGGCGATGTTCTCGGCGGAATAGCCTTCGAGTGCGGTGCCGGCGGCGGCGCCGACGAGCTGGGCCAGCCAGCCGCCGCGGATGCGGTCGGTGAACCCGGCAGTGGCGGGATCGACGGCGACGGTCGCCGGCCAATTGGTGGCGGCGTCGAACTCCTTCCATGAGCCATAGCGGAGGGTCTTCTGCGACGGATGGTTAGGGTCGGGCTGCGCGGCGGCCATCAGGGTGCGCAGGCGCGTGTCCATGACATAGAGCGTTTCGAAATCGCCCTTGGCGAGGGCGGCGTAGCCCTGGTCGAGCAGGTCGTTGTAGGGAGCGAGAACGTAGCCCTTGTTCTCCAGCGACTGGAGGGCGGCGGCCATCAGGTATTCCGGTGCGGCGGAACCTGGCACGTTGCTCTTCCAGAACAAGGCCACCATGGCATCCTGGGAATTCATGAGCTGGGAAGCATCCCAGGTCTGTTCCTCTTCGGTGCGCACCACGGGCTTGGTGTTGCGCAGCAGGTCTTTGGTGAGTTCCCAGGCCTTCATATGATTTTCCAGTATCTTAGACGAGTTGGCGGGCCCGGCGGCGGCTGACATAGACGGTCAGCACGACGATCGGGACGACGTAGGGGATCATCTGCATGAGCTCGTGCGGTAGCCCGAGGCTCTGCATGGTGATCGCGGCGGTTTCGGCGACGGCAAGGATCAGTGAGGCGGCAAGCGCGCCCCAGGCCGAGCCAATGCCCATCACCTCGACCGCAATGGCGATGAAGCCGCGGCCGGCAGTCATGTTGGAGGCAAACCAGCTCACGTAACCCATCGAGAGATAGGCGCCGGCAGCGCCGCCGAAGACGCCCGAAAGCACGAGGGCGGCAGCCTGAACGCGCTTGACGCGGATGCCGGCCGAGGCGGCCGATTTTGGGTCCATACCGACGGCGCGGAGGCGCAGGCCGAAGGGCGTGCGCAGCAGCAGGATCGAGACCAGCGGCACCGAGAGGAGCGCAAGATAGGTGAGGATATGGTGGCCGGAAACGAGCGGACCGAGCACCGGAATGTCCGCTATGAACGGTATCCGGACGCTAGGTAACACCTCGCTCTTGAGTGCGCCCGACATGCCCTTGTCGCCGGTAGCGAAGAAGAGGACGAGGGTCGTGCCGGCGGCGGCCGCCATGTTGAGGGCGATGCCGGTGATGATGAGGTGCGCACCGAGGCCATTGACGACCAGCGCCATGATCCAGCCGACGAAACCGCAGAGGATGAGGGCGGCGAGGAACCCGAGCCAGGCATTGCCCGTATAGGCGCTGACCAGCACGCCAGTGAGCGCGCCGACCAGCATCATGCCTTCCATGCCGATGTTGAGGACGCCGGCGCGGTCGGAGATGAGGACGCCGAGGCCCGCGAGGAGCAGGGGCGTCATGACGCGCAGGACCGTCGCGAAGAGCGCCGGGTCGGCGATGGTGGCGAAGAAGGCATCCATCACTTGGCCTCCTGCTGCTTGATCGAGCGGATGGCGCGCAGGAGCCGCGGATTTTCGAAGATGATCTTGGCGGTGACGGCGACCATGATGGCGGCGGTCAGGATGCCCACGATCTCGCTCGGGATATCCATGCTGCGCCCGAGAATATCGCCGCCCACCTGCAGGTAGCCGAGGAACAACGCCGCCGGGATGATAAGGAACGGGTTCTCGCGGGCAAGGATGGCCACGATTATGCCGGTCCAGCCGAGACCCGGCAGGCTCACCCAGGTGAAGCGGGTGTAGAGCCCAAGGACTTCCACCGCGCCCGCCATTCCGGCGATGAGGCCGCCGACGACTTGCGTCGCCATGGTGATGCGCGTGATCGGCAAGCCGAGATGGGCGGCAAAGCCGGGGCTCGATCCGACGATGCGGGTGTTGAGGCCGGAGCGCGTG
The sequence above is a segment of the Paradevosia shaoguanensis genome. Coding sequences within it:
- a CDS encoding polysaccharide biosynthesis/export family protein; the protein is MTLAPDRIRPRARHLIWLAVALTGFGTAQAGQPYALGISDKLNIKVVQWKAAESEFAEWSALSGEYVVGADGNVNFPMVGPTEGAGHTGAELAATLGTALQQTLGLATAPTVTVEVAEYGPIYVSGDVGAPGEYKFAPNLTVIKALTLAGGQRRGADAVSRPEREMLTTTGALDVLQDEYARLLIRRARLDAELAGKDEVPIPPELEGRTGLESLVAAEKAILDAQKRQAQTQSRSLTDQVALLNKQIESYQQKQTNTGQQLELARDQLGKITTLSDNGLALASRVASLQTNVGDLESRLLDSQTATLQAQQDIAGVEREQSRLSDQRISDLSLERQTVDGQIGALQLKIATQKGLVQEAAVQTGAAAVPTDVSPTYGYAIIRDGKEIPADLNTAVVPGDVVVARLDLAL
- a CDS encoding ADP-ribosylglycohydrolase family protein; amino-acid sequence: MKAWELTKDLLRNTKPVVRTEEEQTWDASQLMNSQDAMVALFWKSNVPGSAAPEYLMAAALQSLENKGYVLAPYNDLLDQGYAALAKGDFETLYVMDTRLRTLMAAAQPDPNHPSQKTLRYGSWKEFDAATNWPATVAVDPATAGFTDRIRGGWLAQLVGAAAGTALEGYSAENIAEAFGPIRDYVRQPNTYNDDITFELAFLEAYGDKGHAVTSLDIAERWTSMIPMGWSAEQVALNNIRRGVLPPLTGVIDNPFDEWIGGQMRGTICGMVAPGNAREAARLAYLDAQISAAGNGILGEVFNAVLAARAFVESDSKTLLTSTIDLFSPATEYGAVLAFALNACKTSRDWQSAWALCDAEYVEYNWIHVYPNAAAQVVALWFGEGDFDRTLEIICGIGHDVDCNAAQILCVLACQQGSGIIAERWSKPLLAGDIVTYMRRPAKIAFDDLVGQTVEAVKRWK
- a CDS encoding ABC transporter permease, whose product is MDAFFATIADPALFATVLRVMTPLLLAGLGVLISDRAGVLNIGMEGMMLVGALTGVLVSAYTGNAWLGFLAALILCGFVGWIMALVVNGLGAHLIITGIALNMAAAAGTTLVLFFATGDKGMSGALKSEVLPSVRIPFIADIPVLGPLVSGHHILTYLALLSVPLVSILLLRTPFGLRLRAVGMDPKSAASAGIRVKRVQAAALVLSGVFGGAAGAYLSMGYVSWFASNMTAGRGFIAIAVEVMGIGSAWGALAASLILAVAETAAITMQSLGLPHELMQMIPYVVPIVVLTVYVSRRRARQLV